Proteins found in one Rhodovulum sp. MB263 genomic segment:
- a CDS encoding DUF2125 domain-containing protein: protein MTLLKSASALAIATSFGIALPAAADVTADEVWSSWQALAEGSGQSMSGTENRSGDRLIVENLQLSAADNDGGSVRIGFDRVVFVERGDGSVAIEFPKSYPMTVEIRSAEPGRPEDKVTELDFTVTQRDFEMIASGTPKALVQEFESPEVTLTLDRVSGEQPADIEASMTLDGMSGRYTQTQAETRLFESDLAIDRVRFDLAMDGRAEDTQVKLVGTVHDVTSNSDSRMPTGIDPNEFARMLRAGFNSQGELKHGAMAYAFDLVEDGNKTHAELSVNSGRIGFNLGGTGVSYETSGEDTRFSLYDPQLPVPRIEAQMAESGMRFEMPLIKADEPSDFGLGIRLRDLTVNDEVWALFDPKEQLPRDPATLLVDLEGKAQLLADFTDADMTQSDGIPAELEALNVKEMQLKLAGADLAGSGEFTFDNSDKVTFDGMPRPEGNLSLRLAGANSLMDKLVAMGLVPEDQAMGLRMMMGMFARPGDGPDTMVSDITVTEEGQVLANGQRLR from the coding sequence ATGACGCTTCTGAAATCGGCCTCCGCCCTGGCCATCGCCACATCGTTCGGCATTGCCCTGCCTGCAGCGGCAGATGTGACAGCCGACGAGGTCTGGTCCTCGTGGCAGGCCCTCGCGGAAGGATCGGGCCAGAGCATGTCCGGCACCGAAAACCGCAGCGGCGACCGGCTGATCGTCGAAAACCTTCAGTTGAGCGCCGCGGATAATGACGGCGGCTCGGTCCGGATCGGGTTCGACCGCGTCGTCTTCGTCGAGCGGGGCGACGGCAGCGTCGCCATCGAATTCCCCAAGAGCTATCCGATGACGGTCGAGATCCGCTCGGCCGAGCCCGGCAGGCCGGAGGACAAGGTCACCGAGCTCGACTTCACCGTGACCCAACGCGACTTCGAGATGATCGCCAGCGGCACCCCGAAGGCGCTGGTCCAGGAATTCGAGAGCCCCGAAGTCACGCTGACCCTCGACCGCGTGTCGGGGGAACAGCCGGCCGATATCGAGGCCAGCATGACGCTTGACGGGATGTCCGGCCGCTACACCCAGACCCAGGCCGAGACCCGGCTTTTCGAAAGCGACCTGGCGATCGACCGGGTGCGGTTCGATCTCGCGATGGACGGGCGGGCCGAAGACACGCAGGTGAAACTGGTCGGCACCGTGCATGACGTGACCTCGAATTCGGACAGCCGGATGCCGACCGGCATCGACCCGAACGAGTTCGCCAGGATGCTGCGCGCCGGGTTCAATTCGCAGGGCGAACTCAAGCATGGCGCGATGGCCTACGCCTTCGACCTCGTCGAGGATGGCAACAAGACCCATGCCGAGCTTTCCGTCAATTCGGGCCGGATCGGCTTCAATCTCGGCGGCACCGGCGTGAGCTACGAGACCTCGGGCGAGGACACCCGCTTCTCGCTGTACGATCCGCAGCTCCCGGTGCCCCGGATCGAGGCGCAGATGGCCGAAAGCGGGATGCGTTTCGAGATGCCGCTGATCAAGGCCGATGAACCGTCCGATTTCGGGCTGGGGATCCGTCTCAGGGATCTGACCGTCAATGACGAGGTCTGGGCCCTGTTCGACCCGAAAGAACAGCTGCCGCGCGACCCGGCGACGCTGCTGGTCGATCTGGAGGGCAAGGCGCAGTTGCTGGCCGACTTCACCGATGCCGACATGACCCAAAGCGACGGCATTCCGGCCGAGCTGGAGGCGCTGAACGTCAAGGAGATGCAGCTGAAGCTGGCGGGCGCCGATCTGGCCGGCTCGGGCGAATTCACCTTCGACAATTCCGACAAGGTGACCTTCGACGGCATGCCGCGCCCCGAGGGCAACCTGTCGCTGCGGCTGGCCGGGGCCAATTCGCTGATGGACAAGCTGGTCGCGATGGGGCTGGTGCCCGAGGATCAGGCCATGGGGCTGCGGATGATGATGGGCATGTTCGCGCGGCCCGGCGACGGCCCCGACACCATGGTCTCGGACATCACCGTGACCGAAGAGGGCCAGGTCCTGGCGAACGGCCAGCGCCTGCGCTGA
- a CDS encoding SDR family oxidoreductase, giving the protein MTGMTGKSVLITGASRGIGAAAAWAFAEAGAHVALAARSEEAIATIAREIADTGRRAIAIGCDVAEFAQVADAVRATVQAFGRIDVLVNNAAVIEPIGRLDAVDPEDWSTAIDINVKGVFHGIRAALPVMAAMGGGTILNIGSGAATSPQEGWSAYCTSKAAVAMLTKCADHEGRAQGVRALALSPGTVATDMQKTIRDSGVNPVSRLDWSEHVPPAWPAQALLWMCSADADEFLGQQVSLRERAIRRRAGLPT; this is encoded by the coding sequence ATGACCGGAATGACAGGCAAGAGCGTGCTTATAACAGGCGCCAGCCGCGGTATTGGTGCGGCCGCGGCATGGGCCTTCGCCGAGGCCGGGGCGCATGTGGCGCTGGCCGCGCGGAGCGAAGAAGCGATCGCCACCATTGCGCGGGAAATTGCCGATACCGGTCGCCGCGCCATCGCGATCGGCTGCGACGTGGCCGAATTCGCCCAGGTTGCCGATGCGGTGCGCGCCACCGTGCAGGCCTTCGGGCGCATCGACGTGCTGGTCAACAATGCCGCCGTGATCGAGCCCATCGGGCGGCTCGACGCGGTCGATCCCGAGGATTGGTCGACGGCCATCGACATCAACGTCAAGGGCGTCTTCCATGGCATCCGCGCGGCACTGCCGGTGATGGCGGCGATGGGCGGCGGCACCATCCTCAACATCGGCTCGGGCGCGGCGACCAGCCCGCAGGAGGGCTGGAGCGCCTATTGCACCTCGAAGGCGGCGGTGGCGATGCTGACGAAATGCGCCGATCACGAGGGGCGCGCCCAGGGCGTGCGGGCGCTGGCGCTGTCGCCCGGCACGGTGGCGACCGACATGCAGAAGACCATCCGCGACAGCGGCGTGAACCCGGTCAGCCGGCTCGACTGGTCCGAGCATGTCCCGCCGGCCTGGCCGGCGCAGGCCCTGCTCTGGATGTGCAGCGCCGATGCCGACGAGTTTCTGGGCCAGCAGGTATCGCTGCGCGAACGCGCGATCCGGCGCCGGGCGGGATTGCCGACATGA
- a CDS encoding enoyl-CoA hydratase/isomerase family protein: MIGLRREGGLWTVTLTRPEKANSLTRDMLVRLEEIALEAQAEGVAALVLTGEGRVFSAGADLDEARAGLATDAVWERLSAAIAGLDALTVAVLNGTLAGGAFGMALACDFRIAVPEAKFFYPVMKLGFLPQPSDPGRLAALVGPSRAKLILMGGAKLDAAEALAFGLIDRVVPREDLATMTAELTADALAAAPVHRVAIKSLCLGRRVAF, translated from the coding sequence ATGATCGGGCTCCGGCGCGAGGGCGGGCTCTGGACCGTGACCCTGACCCGGCCCGAGAAGGCCAATTCTCTGACCCGCGACATGCTGGTCCGGCTTGAGGAAATCGCGCTCGAGGCCCAGGCCGAGGGCGTTGCCGCGCTGGTTCTGACCGGCGAGGGCAGGGTGTTCTCGGCCGGGGCCGACCTCGACGAGGCGCGGGCCGGGCTCGCGACCGACGCTGTGTGGGAACGGCTTTCGGCGGCCATTGCCGGGCTCGACGCGCTGACGGTGGCTGTGCTGAACGGCACGCTGGCGGGCGGCGCCTTCGGCATGGCGCTGGCCTGCGATTTCCGGATCGCGGTGCCCGAGGCGAAATTCTTCTATCCGGTGATGAAGCTCGGCTTCCTGCCGCAGCCCTCGGATCCGGGGCGGCTTGCGGCGCTGGTGGGGCCGTCGCGGGCGAAGCTGATCCTGATGGGGGGCGCGAAGCTCGACGCTGCCGAGGCGCTGGCCTTCGGGCTGATCGACCGGGTGGTCCCGCGCGAGGATCTGGCGACGATGACCGCCGAACTGACGGCCGATGCGCTGGCGGCCGCGCCCGTGCACCGCGTGGCGATCAAGTCGCTCTGCCTCGGTCGCCGGGTGGCGTTCTAG
- a CDS encoding HNH endonuclease, translated as MTEPPICPLCGRPIPPGARQSLHHLTPKLRGGKGGATVRLHQICHDAIHARLTETELARDHASIEALQAHPGLAKFLAWVAKRPPGFHARTPGPRRRR; from the coding sequence ATGACCGAGCCTCCGATCTGTCCGCTCTGCGGCCGCCCTATCCCGCCCGGGGCGCGGCAAAGCCTGCATCACCTGACGCCGAAACTGCGCGGCGGCAAGGGCGGAGCGACGGTGCGGCTGCACCAGATCTGCCATGACGCGATCCATGCCCGGCTGACCGAGACCGAACTGGCCCGCGATCATGCCAGCATCGAGGCACTGCAGGCCCATCCGGGACTCGCGAAATTCCTGGCCTGGGTGGCGAAGCGCCCGCCCGGTTTCCATGCGCGCACGCCCGGGCCGCGCCGCCGCCGCTAG
- a CDS encoding TIGR03862 family flavoprotein has product MGGENGAGDARNQGTAPERLPALVVGAGPAGLMAAEALGAAGVPVAIAEAMAAPARKFLMAGKSGLNLTRDEPFESFLAAYAEAAPRLRPMLADFGPDEVCRWAGGLGQPVFTGSTGRVFPRAMKASPLLRVWLERLAGQGAHLRRRWRWAGWEGGASVFQTPEGPRRVEAGVTILAFGGASWSRLGSDGAWAGPLADAGLPLAPFRPANVGLRVDWSAPMARHHGAPVKGVALRAGAGPWHRGEFVISARGLEGGGIYALSRPLREGAPLLADLLPDRDAAWIAGRLARPRGKASLSNHLRKALGLDPARLALLMEFGRPLPEGPALAALIKALPIAHAGPRPLDEAISTAGGLGWEALDAGLMLTARPGTYAAGEMLDWEAPTGGYLLTACLATGLWAGRQAAARLGH; this is encoded by the coding sequence ATGGGCGGTGAGAATGGGGCGGGGGACGCCCGCAATCAAGGGACCGCGCCCGAGCGGTTGCCGGCGCTGGTCGTGGGCGCGGGACCGGCCGGGCTGATGGCGGCCGAGGCGCTGGGTGCGGCGGGCGTGCCGGTCGCGATCGCAGAGGCGATGGCAGCCCCCGCACGCAAGTTCCTGATGGCGGGCAAGTCGGGGCTGAACCTGACCCGGGACGAGCCGTTCGAGAGCTTTCTTGCCGCCTATGCCGAGGCTGCGCCGCGCCTGCGCCCGATGCTGGCGGATTTCGGCCCGGATGAGGTCTGTCGCTGGGCCGGGGGGCTTGGCCAGCCGGTCTTCACCGGCAGCACCGGCCGGGTCTTTCCGAGGGCGATGAAGGCCTCGCCGCTGCTCCGGGTCTGGCTGGAGCGGCTTGCGGGGCAGGGGGCGCATCTCAGGCGCCGCTGGCGTTGGGCCGGATGGGAGGGCGGCGCCTCGGTCTTTCAGACCCCCGAAGGCCCGCGCCGGGTCGAGGCTGGTGTCACCATCCTGGCCTTCGGCGGCGCAAGCTGGTCGCGGCTGGGCTCGGACGGGGCCTGGGCCGGGCCGCTGGCCGATGCCGGGCTGCCGCTGGCGCCGTTCCGGCCCGCCAATGTCGGGCTTCGCGTCGACTGGTCGGCGCCGATGGCGCGCCATCACGGTGCGCCGGTCAAGGGCGTGGCGCTGCGGGCGGGCGCCGGGCCCTGGCATCGCGGCGAATTCGTGATCTCGGCGCGGGGGCTCGAGGGCGGCGGCATCTATGCGCTGTCGCGGCCGCTGCGCGAGGGGGCGCCGCTTCTCGCCGACCTGCTGCCCGACCGCGACGCGGCCTGGATCGCCGGACGGCTGGCCCGGCCGCGCGGCAAGGCGAGCCTCTCGAACCATCTGCGCAAGGCGCTGGGGCTCGATCCGGCGCGGCTGGCGCTCTTGATGGAATTCGGCCGCCCGTTGCCCGAGGGCCCTGCGCTGGCGGCGCTGATCAAGGCGCTGCCCATCGCCCATGCCGGGCCGCGTCCGCTGGACGAGGCGATCTCGACCGCGGGCGGGCTGGGCTGGGAGGCGCTCGATGCAGGGCTGATGCTGACCGCGCGGCCCGGCACCTATGCCGCAGGCGAGATGCTCGACTGGGAGGCCCCCACCGGGGGCTATCTGCTGACCGCCTGCCTTGCGACCGGGCTTTGGGCGGGTCGTCAGGCGGCGGCGCGGCTGGGCCACTGA
- a CDS encoding glutathione S-transferase family protein has translation MYRVIGSGNSRAWRVLWMLEELGLAYDHVPALPHTEDVVAFTPGGKVPVLIAEGVPLPDSTAILSFLADRHDRLTHPAGSIERALQDSMTQFLLDEFDSALWMAARHSFVLPEELRQSAIKDSLKWEFIRSQEVLVGRMGTGPFLMGAEMTVPDIILTHCGDWAETAHFPISQPRLAEYLARMRARPAYRRAQAA, from the coding sequence ATGTACCGGGTCATCGGCAGCGGCAACAGCCGTGCATGGCGGGTTCTGTGGATGCTGGAAGAGCTTGGGCTTGCCTATGATCACGTCCCGGCCCTGCCGCACACGGAGGATGTGGTGGCGTTCACTCCCGGCGGCAAGGTGCCGGTTCTGATCGCCGAGGGTGTGCCCCTTCCCGATTCGACCGCGATCCTGAGCTTTCTGGCCGACCGCCACGACCGCCTCACCCATCCCGCAGGCTCGATCGAGCGGGCGCTGCAGGACAGCATGACCCAGTTCCTGCTGGACGAATTCGATTCGGCCCTGTGGATGGCCGCGCGGCACAGTTTCGTGCTGCCCGAAGAGCTGCGCCAGTCGGCGATCAAGGACAGCCTGAAATGGGAGTTCATCCGCAGCCAGGAGGTGCTGGTCGGGCGGATGGGAACCGGTCCCTTCCTGATGGGCGCCGAGATGACGGTGCCCGACATCATCCTAACCCATTGCGGTGACTGGGCGGAAACCGCGCATTTCCCGATCTCGCAGCCGCGGCTGGCCGAGTATCTGGCCCGGATGCGTGCCCGCCCCGCCTACCGGCGCGCGCAGGCAGCCTGA
- the holA gene encoding DNA polymerase III subunit delta, which translates to MKLSPRDAAGYFARPDPNRPGLLIYGNDAMRVALKRQQVIAALLGPNAEEEMRLTRLSAADLRADPAALTDAVKARGFFPGPRVVFLEDATDALSDKILGALADWQKGDAQIVLTARQLAPKSAMRKAFEAHPEAYAVGIYDDPPGRPEIESMLAQAGLGQADRAAMGTLLDLATALDPGDFRQTVEKISLYKLNDPDPLSPEDILACAPRSTEAEADALIHAVAEAKTVEIGPLMQRLQAQGMTPVTLCISATRHFRQLHAAAADADGAASGINRLRPPVHFKARDRMVRQAQSWGMHRLEQALGILIDTDLKLRSAQRAPQMALIERSFIRLAVMASRRT; encoded by the coding sequence ATGAAGCTCTCTCCGCGCGATGCCGCGGGATATTTCGCCCGCCCCGACCCCAACCGCCCCGGACTTCTGATCTATGGCAATGACGCGATGCGGGTGGCGCTGAAGCGCCAGCAGGTCATCGCCGCCCTGCTGGGCCCGAATGCCGAGGAAGAGATGCGGCTGACCCGGCTTTCGGCCGCCGATCTGCGCGCCGACCCGGCGGCCCTGACCGATGCGGTCAAGGCGCGCGGCTTCTTTCCCGGCCCCCGCGTGGTCTTTCTCGAGGACGCGACCGACGCGCTTTCCGACAAGATCCTCGGGGCGCTGGCCGACTGGCAGAAGGGCGATGCGCAGATCGTTCTGACCGCGCGCCAGCTGGCGCCGAAATCGGCGATGAGAAAGGCGTTCGAGGCCCATCCCGAGGCCTATGCCGTCGGCATCTACGACGACCCGCCCGGCCGGCCCGAAATCGAATCGATGCTGGCGCAGGCCGGGCTGGGCCAGGCCGACCGGGCCGCGATGGGCACGCTTCTCGATCTGGCAACCGCGCTCGATCCCGGCGATTTCCGCCAGACCGTCGAGAAGATCTCGCTTTACAAGCTGAACGATCCCGACCCGCTGAGCCCCGAGGACATCCTGGCCTGCGCGCCCCGCTCGACCGAGGCCGAGGCGGATGCGCTGATCCATGCGGTGGCCGAGGCGAAGACCGTCGAGATCGGGCCGCTGATGCAACGCCTGCAGGCGCAGGGGATGACGCCGGTGACGCTCTGCATCTCCGCGACCCGGCATTTCCGTCAGTTGCACGCTGCCGCTGCCGATGCCGACGGCGCCGCCTCGGGCATCAACCGGCTGCGCCCGCCGGTGCATTTCAAGGCCCGCGACCGGATGGTGCGCCAGGCCCAGAGCTGGGGCATGCACCGGCTGGAACAGGCGCTGGGGATCCTGATCGACACCGACCTGAAGCTGCGCTCGGCGCAGCGCGCGCCGCAGATGGCCCTGATCGAACGCAGCTTCATCCGGCTTGCGGTGATGGCATCGCGCCGCACTTGA
- the lptE gene encoding LPS assembly lipoprotein LptE: MSSSDRRTFLVSGLSAAGLSLAGCGFRPAYGPGGPAEGLRGRIAVDAPDSVDDFTLVEQLETRLGRASAPRWRLSYRIKTESEGLGVTAGQDTTRYHITGRAGFQLRDIDSGSVVQSGEVASFTAYSATGSTVATRTAKRDAYRRLMVILADEMMTRLLAGSGAWAE, encoded by the coding sequence ATGTCGTCGTCTGACCGCCGTACCTTCCTCGTTTCGGGGCTGAGCGCAGCCGGGCTGTCGCTGGCAGGCTGCGGCTTCCGCCCGGCCTACGGGCCCGGCGGCCCGGCCGAGGGGCTGCGCGGCCGGATCGCGGTCGACGCCCCGGACAGTGTCGACGACTTCACCTTGGTCGAGCAGCTCGAAACCCGGCTCGGCCGCGCCTCGGCGCCGCGCTGGCGGCTGTCCTACCGGATCAAGACCGAGAGCGAGGGGCTCGGCGTCACCGCAGGGCAGGACACGACGCGCTACCACATCACCGGCCGCGCCGGCTTCCAGCTGCGCGACATCGACAGCGGCAGCGTGGTGCAGTCGGGCGAGGTCGCCTCCTTCACTGCCTATTCCGCCACCGGCAGCACGGTCGCGACCCGCACTGCCAAGCGGGACGCCTATCGCCGGCTGATGGTGATTCTGGCCGACGAGATGATGACGCGGCTTCTGGCCGGCTCGGGCGCCTGGGCGGAATGA
- the leuS gene encoding leucine--tRNA ligase gives MARYTPAEIEPKWQSAWEEGGTFTATRDESRPKYYVLEMFPYPSGRIHMGHVRNYTMGDVVARYKMSCGFSVLHPMGWDAFGMPAENAAMERGGHPKDWTYGNIADMRAQMKPLGLSIDWSREFATCDPEYYGQQQAMFLDMLGAGLVYRKNATVNWDPVDMTVLANEQVIEGKGWRSGAPVERRELTQWFFRISDFAEELLEALDGLDNWPEKVKLMQRNWIGKSRGLQMGFDLVEAPEGFGRIEVYTTRPDTLMGASFLGISPDHPLAKALEADNPGLAAFCAECRRTGTSEEDLEKAEKKGFDTGLRVRHPFDETWELPVYIANFILMDYGTGAIFGCPAHDQRDLDFARKYGLPVTDTFVALDGGAPVGTEAFTPPKTEKVRWLKAYAWDETATGDEAVEAAIRHCEARGLGEGVTKFRLRDWGLSRQRYWGCPIPVVHCPDCGVVPEKKENLPVRLPDDVTFDQPGNPLDRHPTWRDCACPSCGKPAKRETDTMDTFVDSSWYYARFTAPHAATPTELADAGYWMNVDQYIGGIEHAILHLLYSRFFARAMQITGHLPKKAIEPFDALFTQGMVTHEIYMTRDARGRPVYHLPEEVENGKLKASGGAVEIVPSAKMSKSKKNVVDPVNIIQAFGADTARWFVLSDSPPERDVEWTAAGAEAAFRHLGRVWRLAEAIAEEMNGGGIAAYEEEAPAEAARSANGPGAAEGGGDDLALRRALHKTIHDVTMGIESFGFNSSVAKLYAFTNTLAKSSASLAARRDAAMAMAQLMAPMTPHLAEEIWEMLGGDGLVADSPWPEADPAMLVEDSVTLPIQINGKRRSEIRVAKDLPKEEVEKLVLADDAVIKALEGGAPKKLIVVPGRIVNVVV, from the coding sequence ATGGCGCGCTATACCCCGGCAGAGATCGAGCCGAAATGGCAATCCGCGTGGGAGGAGGGCGGCACCTTCACCGCCACCCGCGACGAGAGCCGGCCGAAATATTACGTGCTCGAGATGTTCCCCTACCCGTCTGGGCGCATCCATATGGGCCATGTCCGCAACTACACCATGGGCGACGTGGTGGCGCGCTACAAGATGTCCTGCGGCTTCAGCGTGCTGCATCCGATGGGCTGGGACGCCTTCGGCATGCCCGCCGAGAACGCGGCGATGGAGCGGGGCGGCCATCCCAAGGACTGGACCTATGGCAACATCGCCGACATGCGCGCGCAGATGAAGCCGCTGGGCCTGTCGATCGACTGGTCGCGCGAATTCGCCACCTGCGATCCGGAATATTACGGCCAGCAACAGGCGATGTTCCTCGACATGCTGGGCGCGGGGCTGGTCTATCGCAAGAACGCGACCGTCAACTGGGACCCGGTCGACATGACAGTGCTGGCCAATGAACAGGTGATCGAGGGCAAGGGCTGGCGCTCGGGCGCGCCGGTCGAGCGGCGCGAGCTGACGCAATGGTTCTTCAGGATCTCGGATTTCGCCGAGGAGCTGCTGGAGGCGCTGGACGGGCTCGACAACTGGCCCGAGAAGGTCAAGCTGATGCAGCGCAACTGGATCGGCAAGAGCCGCGGGCTGCAGATGGGGTTCGATCTGGTCGAGGCACCCGAGGGGTTCGGGCGGATCGAGGTCTATACCACCCGGCCCGACACGCTGATGGGGGCGAGTTTTCTGGGCATCTCGCCCGATCACCCGCTGGCAAAGGCGCTCGAGGCCGACAATCCCGGGCTTGCCGCCTTCTGCGCCGAGTGCCGCCGCACCGGCACCAGCGAGGAAGATCTGGAAAAGGCCGAGAAGAAGGGATTCGATACCGGGCTGCGTGTCCGCCATCCCTTTGACGAGACATGGGAACTTCCGGTCTACATCGCCAATTTCATCCTGATGGATTACGGCACCGGCGCGATCTTCGGCTGCCCGGCGCACGACCAGCGCGACCTCGATTTCGCGCGGAAATACGGGTTGCCGGTGACCGATACCTTCGTGGCTCTGGACGGCGGCGCCCCGGTCGGAACCGAGGCCTTCACCCCGCCGAAGACCGAAAAGGTGCGCTGGCTGAAGGCCTATGCCTGGGACGAGACCGCCACCGGCGACGAGGCCGTCGAGGCCGCGATCCGGCATTGCGAGGCCAGGGGCCTGGGCGAAGGCGTGACCAAGTTCCGCCTGCGCGACTGGGGGCTGTCGCGGCAACGCTACTGGGGCTGCCCGATTCCGGTGGTGCATTGCCCCGATTGCGGCGTGGTGCCCGAGAAGAAGGAAAACCTGCCGGTCCGCCTGCCCGATGACGTGACATTCGATCAGCCCGGCAACCCGCTGGACCGGCACCCGACCTGGCGCGATTGTGCCTGCCCTTCCTGCGGCAAGCCGGCGAAGCGCGAAACCGACACGATGGACACCTTCGTCGATTCGTCCTGGTATTATGCGCGGTTCACCGCACCCCATGCGGCGACGCCGACCGAGCTGGCCGATGCCGGGTACTGGATGAATGTCGACCAGTATATCGGCGGGATCGAGCATGCGATCCTGCACCTGCTCTATTCGCGATTCTTCGCCCGGGCGATGCAGATCACCGGCCACCTGCCGAAGAAGGCGATCGAGCCCTTCGACGCGCTCTTCACCCAGGGCATGGTCACGCATGAGATCTACATGACCCGCGACGCCAGGGGCCGTCCGGTCTATCACCTGCCCGAAGAGGTCGAGAACGGCAAACTCAAGGCCAGCGGCGGGGCGGTCGAGATCGTGCCTTCGGCCAAGATGTCGAAATCGAAGAAGAACGTCGTCGACCCGGTCAATATCATCCAGGCCTTCGGGGCAGATACCGCGCGCTGGTTCGTGCTGTCCGACAGCCCGCCCGAACGCGATGTCGAATGGACGGCGGCGGGCGCCGAGGCGGCGTTCCGGCATCTGGGCCGGGTCTGGCGCCTTGCCGAGGCCATTGCCGAAGAGATGAATGGCGGCGGAATCGCGGCTTACGAGGAAGAGGCTCCGGCCGAGGCGGCGCGGTCAGCGAACGGTCCGGGCGCGGCCGAAGGGGGGGGAGACGACCTGGCCCTCCGCCGCGCCCTGCATAAAACCATCCACGATGTGACAATGGGTATCGAGAGCTTCGGCTTCAATAGCTCGGTGGCAAAACTTTATGCCTTCACCAATACCCTGGCGAAATCCAGTGCCAGCCTTGCCGCGCGGCGAGACGCCGCGATGGCGATGGCGCAGCTGATGGCGCCGATGACGCCCCACCTCGCCGAGGAGATCTGGGAGATGCTGGGCGGCGACGGGCTGGTGGCCGACAGCCCCTGGCCCGAGGCCGATCCGGCGATGCTGGTCGAGGACAGCGTGACGCTGCCGATCCAGATCAACGGCAAGCGCCGGTCCGAGATCCGGGTGGCCAAGGACCTGCCCAAGGAAGAGGTTGAAAAGCTGGTTCTGGCCGACGATGCTGTGATCAAGGCGCTGGAGGGCGGCGCCCCCAAGAAGCTGATCGTCGTACCGGGCCGCATCGTCAATGTCGTCGTCTGA
- a CDS encoding DUF3576 domain-containing protein, translating to MTISSFSRVALIAVATAGLSGCGGGWFGGSSDPDARQANLDAQYQNTPMAEMQQKRRSKSTVWDLFDGDDPNVKVEVNKYLWQASLEVLNFLPVRSVDPFTGVIVTDYGTPPGGGRAYRATVYVQDPALDARSLKVSLQSKGGAVSQETVRAVEDAILTRARQIRVRDNRL from the coding sequence ATGACCATTTCGAGCTTCTCGCGCGTGGCGCTGATCGCCGTGGCAACGGCCGGGCTTTCGGGCTGCGGCGGCGGCTGGTTCGGCGGCAGCTCGGACCCCGACGCACGGCAGGCCAATCTGGACGCGCAGTACCAGAACACGCCCATGGCAGAGATGCAGCAGAAACGCCGGTCGAAATCGACGGTGTGGGACCTGTTCGACGGCGACGACCCCAATGTGAAGGTCGAGGTCAACAAGTATCTCTGGCAGGCCTCGCTGGAAGTGCTGAACTTCCTGCCGGTGCGCTCGGTCGATCCCTTCACCGGCGTCATCGTCACCGATTACGGCACGCCTCCGGGCGGCGGTCGCGCCTATCGCGCCACCGTCTATGTGCAGGACCCCGCGCTGGACGCGCGCTCGCTCAAGGTGTCGCTGCAGTCCAAGGGCGGCGCGGTCAGCCAGGAGACGGTGCGCGCCGTCGAGGATGCGATCCTGACCCGCGCCCGCCAGATCCGGGTCCGCGACAACAGGCTCTGA